Proteins encoded within one genomic window of Dysgonomonadaceae bacterium PH5-43:
- a CDS encoding hypothetical protein (product_source=Hypo-rule applied; cath_funfam=3.20.20.80,3.30.379.10; cleavage_site_network=SignalP-noTM; pfam=PF00728,PF02838; superfamily=50370,51445,55545; transmembrane_helix_parts=Inside_1_4,TMhelix_5_22,Outside_23_972), which yields MKKTFSFVVFVALFLCNAFVVSSKSEHLLPKPQSITLNTTGVAFNLNRDVAIESNTDNYLLNKFLEETGCTVVDGASAVIKVNIVSSINGAHNHNLAEFPDEAYTLDINGDVVEITAITHTGVTRAAQTLIQLAEGYETTPQLEALTITDYPAFKLRGYMHDIGRSYISVEELKKEIELLARFKVNVFHWHLTENQGWRFETKLYPKLNTDSYSRYDGLYYTHEEAKEIQQLCIDNGMILIPEIDMPGHSQGFRKALGYDMQTDQGVETMKALLTEAVGVFDKCPYIHIGGDEVTITYNSGGKNFLTIMIDHVHSLGKKVITWNQPASGFTLNKESGVDLTHMWATRGTAVDGLPNIDSRYNYVNHFDVFADVVGIYKSNIYYEQKGTDKVAGFITALWNDRKTATQEDIVKQNNLYANALASVERAWCGGGKQYIEKGGTTLPNSGDEYEEFADWERRFLFHKNNSLKNEPIPYVKQTNVRWCITDAFPNYGDANKEFGPETEGLKESYVFEGKTYNTGMATGAGVYLRHTWGGTIPTYFSNPQSNTTAYAWTYVYSPIEQTVGALVEFQNYGRSEQDAAPNKGDWDRKGSRIWVNDEELLPPVWTNTGKSINNEVDLGNENFTARKPEVVELKEGWNKVFMKLPYNPNGLRLPKWMFTFVLTDIDGKDAVEGLIYSPNKCMDVAAEMVAASILEAKRYRNSVISESAPGYYPTALAVELNEKIEEIEKTLESADYDEAARNQQLAEIEEVLNSFKALLTAEAMNQPQTNTWYSLCTPNRASRYTTSKGVSEAIIGEAAMSVSAAWKFVERTDGKYNIVDYTGKAYVSPNSSNNTALKVLEQEPNSGWELKPADQLGTVIIVNGTVQFNQTNSGLGFKIYNWGNGSNTADAGCQFVVAEITDSTFIPTTVGINNVDFDEDIFSIVDGSLIINGNYNASLYDITGCKVNSFKPQSGIYILSVRNKNYKVLLK from the coding sequence ATGAAAAAGACATTTTCTTTTGTCGTATTTGTTGCGTTGTTTCTTTGTAATGCTTTTGTGGTAAGTTCTAAATCAGAACATTTATTACCCAAGCCTCAGAGTATTACACTTAATACAACAGGTGTAGCTTTCAATCTTAATAGAGATGTAGCTATAGAAAGCAATACTGATAATTATTTGTTAAACAAATTTTTAGAAGAAACGGGCTGTACTGTTGTTGATGGTGCATCGGCTGTAATTAAAGTAAATATTGTGAGCTCTATAAATGGAGCTCACAATCATAACTTAGCCGAGTTTCCAGATGAAGCTTATACATTAGATATAAATGGCGATGTTGTTGAGATTACTGCCATTACTCATACAGGTGTAACTCGTGCAGCTCAAACTCTTATTCAACTTGCCGAAGGTTACGAAACAACTCCTCAGTTGGAGGCTTTAACAATAACCGATTATCCTGCCTTTAAGCTTCGTGGATATATGCACGATATAGGTCGTAGTTATATTTCAGTTGAAGAATTAAAAAAGGAAATAGAACTTTTAGCTCGTTTTAAGGTAAATGTTTTTCATTGGCATTTAACAGAAAATCAAGGTTGGAGATTTGAAACTAAACTTTATCCTAAGTTAAATACAGATAGCTATAGTCGTTATGATGGATTGTATTATACTCACGAAGAAGCTAAAGAGATACAGCAACTTTGTATAGATAATGGTATGATATTGATTCCTGAAATTGATATGCCCGGTCATAGTCAGGGGTTTCGTAAAGCTTTGGGTTATGATATGCAAACCGATCAAGGAGTTGAGACTATGAAAGCACTACTTACTGAAGCGGTAGGGGTATTCGACAAATGTCCGTATATCCATATAGGAGGTGATGAGGTAACTATAACTTATAACTCGGGAGGAAAAAACTTCCTGACTATAATGATAGACCACGTACATAGTTTGGGTAAGAAAGTTATAACTTGGAATCAACCAGCAAGCGGATTTACTCTTAATAAAGAGAGTGGTGTAGACCTTACTCATATGTGGGCAACAAGAGGTACGGCTGTAGATGGGCTTCCTAATATAGATAGTCGTTACAACTATGTAAACCACTTTGATGTGTTTGCTGATGTAGTTGGTATCTATAAAAGCAATATTTATTACGAACAAAAAGGAACTGATAAGGTAGCTGGATTTATAACAGCTCTTTGGAACGACCGTAAAACAGCAACACAAGAAGATATTGTTAAGCAAAACAATCTTTATGCAAATGCTCTTGCATCTGTTGAAAGAGCTTGGTGTGGTGGTGGTAAGCAGTATATTGAAAAAGGAGGAACAACTCTGCCTAATTCTGGCGATGAATATGAAGAGTTTGCAGATTGGGAACGTCGTTTCTTGTTTCATAAAAACAATTCACTAAAGAATGAACCTATCCCTTATGTGAAGCAAACAAATGTTAGATGGTGTATTACTGATGCTTTCCCAAATTATGGAGATGCAAATAAAGAGTTCGGTCCTGAAACAGAAGGCTTAAAAGAGTCGTACGTGTTTGAAGGTAAAACTTATAATACAGGTATGGCTACTGGTGCCGGTGTGTATTTGCGTCATACTTGGGGTGGTACTATTCCTACTTACTTCTCAAATCCACAATCAAATACAACAGCTTATGCTTGGACTTATGTTTATTCGCCTATAGAACAAACGGTAGGTGCTCTTGTAGAGTTCCAGAATTATGGACGTTCGGAGCAAGATGCAGCTCCAAATAAAGGAGATTGGGATAGAAAAGGTTCTCGAATATGGGTTAACGATGAAGAACTTCTTCCTCCTGTTTGGACTAATACCGGAAAGTCGATAAACAATGAAGTGGACTTAGGTAATGAAAACTTTACCGCTCGTAAGCCAGAAGTGGTTGAGCTTAAAGAAGGTTGGAACAAAGTATTTATGAAATTACCTTACAATCCTAATGGACTCCGTTTGCCTAAGTGGATGTTTACTTTTGTGCTTACTGATATAGACGGTAAAGATGCTGTAGAAGGATTGATTTATTCTCCTAATAAATGTATGGACGTTGCCGCTGAAATGGTAGCTGCATCTATATTGGAGGCAAAAAGATACAGGAATAGTGTGATAAGTGAGTCTGCTCCTGGTTATTATCCTACCGCTTTGGCGGTAGAGCTAAATGAGAAAATAGAGGAAATAGAAAAGACGCTTGAGAGTGCCGACTATGATGAAGCAGCTCGGAATCAGCAATTGGCAGAGATAGAAGAAGTTCTTAATTCGTTTAAGGCTCTTCTTACTGCTGAGGCTATGAATCAGCCACAAACGAATACCTGGTATAGTTTGTGTACGCCTAATAGAGCTTCGAGATATACAACATCTAAAGGAGTTTCAGAAGCTATAATAGGAGAGGCGGCAATGTCGGTTTCTGCTGCTTGGAAGTTTGTAGAACGTACCGACGGTAAATATAATATTGTTGATTATACAGGTAAGGCTTATGTTTCGCCCAATTCGTCAAATAATACTGCTCTTAAAGTATTAGAACAAGAGCCTAATTCGGGTTGGGAACTAAAACCAGCAGACCAACTTGGTACTGTTATAATAGTTAATGGTACGGTTCAGTTTAATCAAACTAATTCGGGTTTGGGGTTTAAGATATACAATTGGGGAAACGGAAGCAATACTGCTGATGCTGGTTGTCAGTTTGTAGTTGCCGAGATAACAGATAGTACATTTATTCCTACTACTGTAGGTATTAATAATGTAGATTTCGATGAAGATATATTTTCTATTGTTGATGGGAGTCTTATAATTAATGGTAATTATAACGCATCATTATATGATATTACCGGTTGTAAAGTTAATAGCTTTAAGCCTCAATCAGGAATCTATATCCTTAGCGTGCGAAATAAAAACTATAAAGTTTTATTGAAATAA
- a CDS encoding hypothetical protein (product_source=Hypo-rule applied; pfam=PF12705; superfamily=52540), giving the protein MDNLPDAFLSLVAEDLISKFGTDLSDVTVVFPNIRASLFFNTYLYKHAKTPLWAPQYVSIEGLFENLSTFKSADNILLIGLLYEAYIKVFNKYADKHSEETLDEFFFFGEILLGDFDDVDKNLVNTKLIFSNLKDLDELKDDFSHLSDEQKEALQRRFKVVFQEESELKAAFWNIWNILGEVYSVFKEKLENKGIAYPGMIMRSVSEREDIEIKSKHIAFVGFNVLSKCEKQLFRKLKHKASFYWDYDSFYINTEAGSFIKENVKDFGSALDPSLMDSFLSSNKNITFFASPSESAQVSVINPWIKSLDNKTDFIKPDSSIILCNEELLPSTMHAIPTDSVNNVNITMGFPITLTAISSYIQVLTEMQTKAYRQYDKSFWYKYVLPVLRHPYTKLIFSEAQEVESKLTKDNIFYPTIDELKDTLIFTFAKSTSDLAQYLLDIIQKVGISYENVTSNNDPYNGLYQESVFRAYQVVNRLHGLIASGELNIEKSTFLRLVRKVLSSVKIPFHGEPVKGLQIMGLLETRTLDFKNVLLLSVNEGFMPANTNDNTFIPQFLRVSFGMSTIEHKDSIYAYYFYRIIQRAENITFVYNTDKTAMGKAEISRFLLQMMVNPDIKDRIKRFSIYSEIKPWKPEPIVIEKNENIISILRNKYDNNTNKDAKTLTPSALNNYINCSYKFYLEYVKDLREQDKLIDELDNSVFGSIFHQAAENLYREIGRLGDEVKTFPPFVVQKEHFAPYEEKNSIPLNRVVLRAFEKVYFKGRTIIEEDFNGEQIINFHVICKMMERLIRFDKRRAPFSIYGLEYKLREPFNISNNIQLNIGGIIDRLDEKDGSFYVLDYKTGGTAKSPKTIDDLFIANKDRAAHVFQTFVYSSSLIKRQGFNLPILPSVLYLQQTSKDDYTPVVTYNQETITDFRELNGEFEPLLIEKLNEIFNPEIPFEQTDIPEICTYCNFKDMCGK; this is encoded by the coding sequence ATGGATAACTTGCCTGACGCATTTTTAAGCTTAGTAGCCGAAGATTTAATCTCTAAGTTTGGAACCGATTTATCTGATGTTACCGTAGTATTTCCTAATATAAGAGCAAGTTTATTCTTTAACACTTATTTATATAAACACGCAAAAACTCCTCTATGGGCACCTCAATATGTATCCATAGAGGGTTTGTTCGAAAACTTATCCACTTTTAAGAGCGCAGATAACATTCTGCTTATCGGTCTGCTTTATGAGGCATATATAAAGGTCTTTAATAAGTATGCTGACAAGCATTCGGAAGAAACGTTAGACGAGTTTTTCTTCTTCGGTGAAATACTGCTCGGCGACTTCGACGACGTTGATAAAAACTTAGTTAACACTAAGCTTATCTTCTCTAACCTTAAAGACTTAGACGAACTTAAAGACGATTTCTCTCATTTATCAGACGAACAAAAAGAGGCTCTACAGCGTCGCTTCAAAGTTGTTTTTCAAGAAGAGAGTGAACTTAAAGCCGCCTTCTGGAATATCTGGAACATTCTTGGCGAAGTCTATTCTGTGTTCAAAGAAAAGCTGGAGAATAAAGGCATAGCCTACCCCGGTATGATTATGCGCTCGGTTTCGGAACGAGAAGATATTGAAATAAAAAGCAAACACATAGCCTTTGTTGGCTTCAATGTTCTTAGCAAATGCGAGAAGCAACTGTTTAGAAAACTAAAACATAAAGCTTCTTTCTACTGGGATTACGATTCTTTCTACATAAACACAGAGGCCGGTAGTTTTATAAAAGAAAACGTTAAGGATTTTGGTTCTGCCTTAGACCCCTCTTTGATGGACAGCTTTCTGTCGTCAAACAAAAACATAACATTCTTTGCGTCCCCTTCCGAAAGCGCACAAGTCTCGGTTATTAACCCTTGGATTAAATCGTTAGATAATAAAACCGACTTTATCAAACCCGACTCGTCTATCATCTTGTGCAACGAAGAATTACTTCCGTCAACTATGCACGCAATACCTACCGATAGCGTAAACAATGTGAACATTACAATGGGATTTCCCATCACACTTACTGCTATAAGTAGCTACATTCAGGTTTTAACGGAGATGCAAACAAAGGCTTACAGGCAATACGATAAGTCGTTTTGGTATAAATATGTTTTGCCCGTATTAAGACACCCTTACACTAAACTGATATTCAGCGAAGCGCAAGAGGTTGAGAGCAAACTTACTAAAGACAACATTTTCTATCCGACTATAGACGAACTTAAAGATACACTTATCTTTACTTTTGCAAAATCTACCTCCGACCTTGCACAATATCTATTAGATATTATTCAGAAAGTTGGTATCTCGTACGAGAATGTTACTTCTAACAACGACCCTTACAACGGACTTTATCAAGAGTCGGTATTCAGAGCCTATCAGGTTGTTAATCGCTTACACGGACTTATAGCTTCTGGCGAATTAAATATAGAGAAATCGACCTTCTTAAGATTGGTGCGAAAGGTTTTATCTTCGGTTAAAATTCCGTTTCACGGTGAGCCTGTAAAAGGATTGCAGATAATGGGGCTACTCGAAACACGTACTTTAGACTTTAAGAACGTGCTTTTGCTTAGTGTAAACGAAGGCTTTATGCCAGCAAACACAAACGACAATACTTTTATTCCTCAGTTTCTTAGAGTATCGTTCGGTATGAGCACCATCGAACACAAAGACTCTATTTACGCTTACTATTTTTATCGTATTATTCAACGAGCCGAAAACATTACCTTTGTTTATAATACAGATAAAACAGCAATGGGGAAAGCTGAAATAAGTCGCTTCCTTTTACAAATGATGGTTAACCCTGATATAAAAGACAGAATAAAACGCTTTTCTATCTATTCAGAAATAAAACCTTGGAAACCTGAGCCTATTGTTATAGAGAAAAACGAAAACATAATCAGCATTCTCAGAAACAAATACGACAACAATACAAACAAAGACGCTAAAACGTTAACACCGTCGGCTCTTAATAATTATATAAATTGCTCTTATAAGTTTTATTTAGAGTATGTTAAAGACTTACGAGAGCAAGATAAACTTATAGACGAACTTGATAATTCTGTTTTTGGTTCTATATTTCACCAAGCGGCAGAAAACTTGTATCGCGAGATAGGACGATTAGGCGATGAAGTAAAGACCTTCCCTCCTTTTGTTGTTCAGAAAGAACACTTTGCTCCTTACGAAGAGAAAAACAGCATACCTTTAAATAGAGTTGTATTGCGAGCTTTCGAGAAAGTGTATTTCAAAGGACGAACAATTATAGAAGAAGACTTTAATGGCGAACAAATAATAAACTTTCACGTTATTTGCAAAATGATGGAGAGGCTTATTCGCTTCGACAAACGCAGGGCTCCATTCTCAATCTACGGGTTGGAATATAAATTACGAGAGCCTTTTAACATTAGCAACAATATACAATTAAACATAGGCGGTATAATTGATAGGTTAGACGAAAAAGATGGTTCGTTTTATGTACTCGATTACAAAACAGGAGGAACTGCCAAGTCGCCCAAAACTATCGATGATTTATTTATAGCCAACAAAGATAGAGCAGCGCACGTATTTCAAACGTTTGTTTATTCTTCGTCTCTTATTAAAAGGCAAGGATTTAACTTACCTATACTGCCCTCTGTATTATATCTACAACAAACATCGAAAGATGATTACACCCCAGTTGTAACATACAACCAAGAAACGATAACCGATTTCAGAGAGCTTAACGGCGAGTTCGAGCCTTTGCTTATTGAAAAGCTAAATGAGATATTTAATCCTGAAATCCCTTTCGAACAAACAGACATTCCAGAGATTTGCACTTACTGCAATTTCAAAGATATGTGTGGGAAATAA
- a CDS encoding hypothetical protein (product_source=Hypo-rule applied; cath_funfam=2.120.10.10; cleavage_site_network=SignalP-noTM; pfam=PF13088,PF14873; superfamily=46997,50370,50939; transmembrane_helix_parts=Inside_1_6,TMhelix_7_24,Outside_25_1120), protein MKKHSNLFVGLLIAFTLCVSAAFNRVEAQATSALYATSVLSTKVAPDWYFICNSSTGEILVLNEDATSYSSQTIPLAENSDSQFWRFEEKNGEYTLYNKGDETYSATVAFVGAADAWTLDIDGKKLLLNGGSASLSDETASTLYFTKAPVGGGSEWVQIDSYRSSTASGTTILCVNENGIITWEPNAATENRDYNFRLVLDENDACYNITAKSQAGKYVYDSNKNSNGNMSFSDTETPVKFVIHPLNNRKGYVQFTVQGVDISRIDYNGGGNPRAGLYTDNFSNAFGTRTNDGFRFTMITYSEGLFDDLSNAITKATTLLANTNAGIDPGSYSDADRNALSDAITAAQIVNSNTNSTAKEIADAVEAINAAIDLYKTKANGIVYSTEDNLTWYYIVSASTSTYCAGKAIISVSETDGDPLKFDTKRIDSNMMWAFVKDDNGKVAIKNMATSRYFAKDISSAKAGTVADPQYNYTISEFSAAWWNGNAFTIKSDASSQPIHAQNNNSVMVTWQAESSNPSSLWTLKQVTDEELDMNLTITKSVVEQAKISTGRGNTNDPILRATLIAEGTKPGVTMNGIKGNLNGTTDKDDILKVKAYLYSSEFELKPDSEAATLLGETVPATDGSYEITFDSPITMQVGTNYVWITLDIAEDAVEGNKVDAQITSYVMSNEEITEYVGNPEFDATIFLTEGTLIRPGDNGSRYYRIPAIATTANGWLVAVADKRYNSSSDLPNNIDVVAQVSKDNGKTWTEPVTIAGTAELGGDYGHGDPAIVVNRDNGDVIVLVTSKVGFFYGDGTNVPLMKVIVSHDNGLTWDAPVDVTEQVYGSKCSNPISKTWLGAFPASGSFIQKRDGTLVVALLARNAANQKIVHLVLSEDGGKTWRAASANGTGNPDESKVAEKNNGDIILSSRASGENFKNITKDNGETWELAMNARMTGVKNAYCNGDFKLFTSTLEGNDKNRMLHTNCFANTRKNVSIVISYDESETWSAPKTICPRGSAYSALTILPDGTIGCYYEEDGLVGGYILRFVRFSVDWMTDGKDTIEDYKPVKNTVDIKTVNTNNAADFTVTNKDGIITVVGATDYSITSLQGVSFPKDAKLQKGGMYIVSANGKSVKTIIK, encoded by the coding sequence ATGAAAAAACATTCAAACTTGTTTGTCGGATTGTTGATAGCATTTACATTATGCGTATCGGCAGCATTTAATCGAGTAGAAGCACAAGCAACAAGTGCTTTGTATGCAACCTCAGTTTTGAGTACTAAAGTTGCCCCCGATTGGTATTTTATTTGTAACTCATCAACTGGTGAGATTTTAGTTCTTAATGAAGATGCTACTTCTTATAGTAGTCAAACTATTCCTTTAGCGGAAAACAGTGATTCTCAGTTTTGGCGTTTTGAGGAAAAAAATGGAGAGTACACCTTATATAATAAAGGTGACGAAACTTATTCGGCAACTGTAGCCTTCGTTGGTGCAGCTGATGCTTGGACTTTAGACATCGATGGAAAAAAGTTATTATTAAATGGTGGTTCAGCTTCTTTAAGTGATGAAACAGCATCAACTCTTTATTTTACAAAAGCTCCAGTAGGTGGAGGTAGTGAATGGGTGCAGATAGATAGTTACCGCTCTTCGACAGCCTCAGGAACTACTATTTTGTGCGTTAACGAGAACGGAATTATTACTTGGGAACCTAATGCTGCAACGGAAAATAGAGATTACAACTTTCGTCTTGTTTTAGATGAAAATGACGCGTGTTATAATATTACAGCTAAATCACAAGCAGGTAAGTATGTGTATGATAGCAATAAAAATTCTAATGGTAATATGAGTTTTTCGGATACTGAAACTCCTGTTAAGTTTGTTATTCACCCATTAAATAATCGTAAGGGTTATGTGCAGTTCACTGTTCAGGGTGTAGATATTTCTCGTATCGACTATAATGGAGGTGGTAATCCAAGAGCTGGATTGTACACTGATAATTTTAGTAATGCGTTTGGTACTCGCACTAATGATGGCTTCCGTTTCACAATGATAACTTATAGCGAAGGTCTTTTCGATGATTTAAGTAATGCGATTACTAAAGCAACTACCTTACTTGCAAATACCAATGCTGGTATAGACCCAGGTTCGTATAGCGATGCCGACCGCAATGCTCTAAGCGATGCTATTACTGCTGCTCAAATTGTAAATTCTAATACAAATTCAACAGCTAAAGAAATTGCTGATGCAGTAGAGGCTATAAATGCAGCTATTGATTTATATAAAACTAAAGCTAACGGAATTGTTTATTCTACAGAAGATAATCTTACTTGGTATTATATAGTGTCGGCTTCTACAAGTACTTATTGTGCAGGTAAAGCCATTATTAGTGTTTCTGAAACTGATGGAGACCCTCTTAAATTCGATACTAAACGTATTGATAGCAATATGATGTGGGCTTTTGTTAAAGATGATAATGGTAAGGTAGCTATTAAGAATATGGCTACTTCTCGCTACTTCGCAAAAGATATTTCATCGGCTAAAGCAGGAACAGTGGCAGACCCTCAATATAATTACACTATATCAGAGTTTTCTGCTGCTTGGTGGAATGGTAATGCGTTTACTATCAAATCTGATGCAAGTTCTCAGCCTATACACGCTCAAAACAATAACAGTGTTATGGTAACTTGGCAAGCCGAATCGTCAAATCCTTCTTCTTTGTGGACTTTGAAACAGGTAACAGACGAAGAACTTGATATGAATCTGACTATAACTAAATCGGTTGTAGAGCAAGCTAAAATTTCAACAGGTAGAGGTAATACTAACGACCCTATTCTTAGAGCTACGTTAATAGCCGAAGGTACTAAACCCGGTGTTACAATGAATGGTATAAAAGGTAATCTTAATGGAACTACAGATAAAGACGATATATTGAAGGTTAAAGCTTATTTGTATTCAAGCGAATTTGAATTAAAACCAGATAGCGAAGCTGCTACGCTTCTTGGAGAAACAGTTCCGGCTACTGATGGTAGTTATGAAATAACGTTCGATAGCCCTATAACTATGCAGGTGGGAACTAATTATGTGTGGATTACTTTAGATATAGCAGAAGATGCTGTGGAGGGTAATAAAGTTGATGCTCAGATTACTTCTTATGTGATGAGTAATGAAGAAATAACAGAATATGTTGGCAATCCTGAGTTTGATGCTACGATATTCTTGACAGAAGGAACGCTTATTCGCCCAGGAGATAATGGTTCTCGTTACTATCGTATTCCTGCTATAGCAACTACAGCTAATGGTTGGCTTGTGGCGGTTGCTGATAAACGTTATAATAGCTCAAGCGACTTACCTAATAATATTGATGTGGTTGCACAAGTAAGTAAAGATAATGGAAAAACATGGACAGAGCCTGTAACTATTGCTGGTACTGCTGAGCTTGGCGGAGATTATGGTCATGGCGACCCTGCTATTGTTGTTAATAGAGATAATGGCGATGTGATAGTGCTTGTAACTTCTAAGGTTGGTTTCTTTTATGGCGATGGTACAAATGTTCCTTTGATGAAGGTGATTGTAAGTCATGATAACGGACTTACTTGGGACGCTCCTGTTGATGTAACTGAGCAGGTGTATGGAAGCAAATGTTCTAATCCAATATCTAAAACGTGGTTAGGAGCTTTCCCTGCGTCGGGTTCGTTTATACAAAAAAGAGATGGTACTCTTGTTGTTGCTTTATTGGCTCGCAATGCGGCTAATCAAAAAATCGTTCACCTTGTGCTTTCTGAAGATGGAGGAAAAACTTGGCGCGCTGCAAGTGCTAATGGTACTGGTAATCCTGACGAATCGAAGGTTGCTGAAAAGAATAATGGAGATATAATATTGAGTTCTCGTGCTTCTGGCGAAAACTTCAAAAATATAACAAAAGATAATGGCGAAACTTGGGAGCTTGCTATGAATGCACGTATGACAGGTGTTAAGAATGCTTATTGTAATGGCGATTTCAAATTATTTACTTCAACGCTTGAAGGTAATGATAAGAATAGAATGTTGCATACAAACTGTTTCGCGAATACTCGTAAAAATGTTTCTATAGTAATCAGCTATGATGAAAGCGAAACTTGGAGCGCACCTAAAACAATTTGTCCTCGTGGTTCTGCTTACTCAGCATTAACTATTCTTCCTGATGGAACTATCGGTTGTTATTACGAAGAAGATGGTCTTGTGGGAGGTTATATATTGCGTTTTGTTCGTTTCTCTGTAGATTGGATGACAGATGGAAAAGATACAATCGAAGATTACAAACCTGTAAAAAATACAGTGGATATAAAAACAGTAAATACCAACAATGCGGCTGATTTTACTGTAACAAATAAAGATGGTATTATAACTGTAGTCGGAGCAACCGACTACAGTATTACCTCTCTGCAAGGAGTGTCTTTCCCTAAAGATGCAAAACTGCAAAAAGGTGGTATGTATATAGTATCGGCTAATGGCAAATCAGTTAAAACAATAATTAAATGA